The nucleotide window TTGGAATTCACTAAATTAGGTAGTCTCTGACATTTACTGGAAGGAGAAAATTGAGTACAGAGAATATACATATTATAGTACTTCACagattttgagagaaaatggCTTGTTGTTACCAAGCCACTTCATGTCTCCTGTGGCTAAATctcaaatcactttttaaaaaaaagttacaagttAACAGTCTTCTgcttcatgggttttttttttttttccacattaaaaataatgtcttccTTCATTGTCTGTATCTCTAGTATCCTTTAAAACCCATGAGAATGCTGAATGGATACTTAGGTTCTTTAACTTTGAAGAGAAATAGCAGCCAATTGAAGAACACCACAACTAGACATGTGCCAGTCaagctcattttcttcctctttataatATTCATACGTGATGTGGCTGCTTTATCTAAGAGCACCATTCCCAGGGTAATGCACATATTAAATAGGGAAATGATGCATATTTCTGCCAGAAACTGAGAGTAACCCACTGCATGGATATAATGTATAAGACCTGTACGAGGATCCCTTTGAGCATAAGGGGCTCTGTTTATATGTGTCCACCTGAGACTAGATATCATCACAATCACAAAACACAGAGCTTAAAGCTGCCCAcaagattttgttaaaaataaattccctatttcatttcaataaatgcacaATTCCCTCCCAAAAGAGCCAAAAATAGCCCCTGCTTGGAGGGATCGTGATAATTTGTGGGCTTCCTGACTCTGATGTTGGCCTTTCTTAGTCCTCTCAGCAACCCAGGCAGCCATTTGCTCAGCTGGGATACCCCTTCCCTCCAAATGGTAAATGTCATCTGACGTAAATTTCTTCTTAGCAGAAAAGTGGACACTTAGAAATGACATCAGCTGGGGCAGCTGGAAGGCCTCAGGGCTTTCATCATAATCACATCATcacaaaaaaatcacatcatcacaaaaaaaaaaaaaaataccttactgTTGAATGCACTGGAGTGCTGCCAGGACTGTGTCAAGATCTGAAATTCTTCAGCAGTTTTGCTTATTACACATGATCTAAACTGCAATGGTAAACATCACAATAACAGTGGTTTTTGGTGTTTCTAGTACAAAATGatggcagctgggtggctcagttggttgtgtctgactttggctcaggtcattatctcacagtctgtgagttcgagccccaagttgggctctgtgctagcagctcagagcctggagcctgctttggattctgtctctctctctctctctctctctctctctctctctctctctctcacgctgtgtctctgtctctcaaaaatgaataaacgttaaaaaaaattccaaaatgatAGAACATGGCATCACTCATTCTTAACAGTCCATTTTTCTTGGTCCAATCCATCAGCTGCCTGACCTTTTCTGCTAATACATTCTTCCTTTGGCCAGGATGTACAGGAACCTCATGAGTCATGAACACCAAGGCCACCATCATAGTCAGAGATACATGCCAAAGCTACCACCATTCTGCCATATTTGTTTACTGCGTTCagttataaaatgtttcaaaacataaactaaaatttcttcatttcttccagcAATTTTTCCAAGACCTTTATTTCCCTGTCTTCTTTAACCCTAGTAAAAGAGCAATATCACAAAGTCCCATGCATGTCTGGTTTGTGAGCTATATATTAAGAGTTTAGAAAATACTCtgtggggaaaaatatatatattccatggtCAGGAAGTTTGGGAAATGTTCTAGCCTCAGTCTTCCTGGAGCACTCCAGACTCACATTTCTAACTGCCTGCCAGGCAGCGCCTGGATCCACCACAAGCACCCCAAACTTCCAAAAAGCCGACCTCATCTTCCCCTTACCTACCAAACTCCCTTGgttctcccctctttcctctgtGGAGGTATTTATCACACCATCCCACCAATCACTGGGGTGTTAAAACTGAGGACTCTTCTGggacttctctctttccctcatctgTCAAACCTGAGCTTGGTGCCCCAGCTCAGGTTTGATAAttgagggtggctcagtcggttgagcatctgactttggctcaggttgtgacctcacagTACCTGAGTTTGAGCGCAGGATCAGGCTtgctactgtcagcatggagcctgcttcagatcctctgttccccgccccccccccatctctgcacctcctctgcttacacactctctctcaaaataaaaacatcaaaccTGAACTTGGCCTCTGGGGCagattgcctgggtttgaatccaggctaCTATGTTATGTGACCCTGGGCACGTtcctcacttctctgtgcctcagttttctcgccTGTAAGACAAACATGGTAATAGCACCCACCTCCTAGGATCATTCAGCACAGTCATCAGAAGAGGACCAGGCCAGCctatgggggagagagagggtccTTACCTCCTTCTCGATTTCCAGAGCCACCACTAGAGGCAGTGTAGAGTTGTAACAGGGAGAAGGTGAACCTGAGTTTCCATCCCTGTCTTTCGCAGTGCCAGTCTCCAGTTGCCTCTGAAAACGGGGATAGTGCCTACCTCCCCTATTAGTTATCAACATTAAATGTCAACATTTCCCAAGGCCTAGAACAGTACTGGCATGGTtgaattttttcccttctctttttaaaaaaatggttggaTTTTGGacgtacctgtgtggctcagtcgatgaagcaatagactttggctcaggtcatgatcttatggttggtgagtCCAAACCCTGCATGCCGGTCTCtggtgtcagcgtggagcctgcttcagaccttctatccttgtctctctgtctctcccccgcccccactcacacgcatgctccctctctcaaaaataaaaataaacattaaaaaaaaaaaggttggatttttgtaatgtatagaatttcgtttttgttattattattattttgagagatagagagcgagtgggggagggacagagagagagagggagaaagaatcccaagcaggctctgcactgtcagtgcagaacctgatatagggcttgaacccagaaacaaACCAGGAGATTTggtttgagctgaaatcaagagttaggcacttaacctactgagccaaccaggcacccctctagaattattgaatcactatattgtacacttgaaattaatagaacactgtatgttaactatactggaactaaaagacctaaaacaagaaaaaaatggctggATTTTGAGCTTTGCTTCTAACACCCCAGTTACCTCCCCATGGATGCGGCCTCTCCAAATACAAGCATCATTCCATCTCTGCCATCAAGCAGATGGATGCACTTACTTCTTGGGCAAGACAGGACCAAATGAATGTGGGtcaataatgttgaaaaaaaaaaaaaaaaaaaaaaaaaaaaatatatatatatatatatatatatatatatatatatatatatatatatatatatttctggaaGGTACCTGACGGGGATTGAGCCTGAGCtggagattactttttttttatgtactgtgtgtttgtgtatgtatgtatatgtatgtgtgtgcgtgtgtgtgtgtgtgtgtgtgtattcacacacacacacacacacatactgtagacatatataaaataggtatatatttttaCCATGTCGATGCACAacttttatcaaaatataaatgtttaacgTGTAAATGGAGTAAACGCGATATCGTGATGCCCTCCTCtcgaccccccacccccgacgccCGCCGGCCGCCCCAGCCCTGCGGCCCCGCTGTCCTACTCCTCGAGCCTCCCGCCCCTCGGAGCCGCCCCGCGGCGGCCAACCTAACAGCCAGTGTAGGTAAGGCGAGCGCGGAGGGCGGGTGCCTAGCAACCGGGGGCGCCGAACAGAGGCGCTTGGGACGCGAGGCGGAAGTGCGAACAGGGCTGGAGGTGAGAGGACTAGTAGCGGGGCGGTTAGGGGGGGCTCGCACCCAAGCCGagttccctccctgtcccccgcCTCCTCCTTTCTCGATGCCTGCTCCTGGGTATTAATTCAAACCAAAGATGAacatactggggggggggggggggggtggggggcggggaggagggctgggctgggaccTAGACAGACCCCAGCTCCTCCCAATCCGAGCCCTCACACAccctcccttccacctcccaCAAAAGGCGGAGGTTGGAGGTGGGACGACCTTATGGGGGGGGagccaaccacccccccccccggcccgccCCAACTCCCTAATGCCAACCTGTGTCCCCTGCAAAACTAAGTCGTCCTCTCCTTGGATGGAGAACAGGGCTTCTCCTCTTAGAGCCTCAGGGTCCTGGCCCAAAGCTGGGgcgaaaaaacaaaagaaagttccACACGACTTGGTTGCTGGAAGTAGGGGTGGAATAGATTAAGGGCTATTTTTCCTGCTAACGGCCCTCCCTCCACCAGCCCCACTAAGCACttggcaacacacacacacacacacacaaacacacacacacacacacacacaccccgaaaGATTCCATTGTCCCCTTTCACCATTTTCCAGGACCTGCAGGGTCCAGGAGTTTGTGcctgtggatggatggatgggtgggaggAAACTTGGTGAATGCCTCCCACAAAGCTAGTAGAGTCAAGGCTGTTCCCAAGCAGGGTTCCTGCAGAAAGGGGGCTGGCACAATAAGGACAGAAACATGTTCTTTGGGCTTTTGATCCAGAACAGGATCTCCTGAGTGGTCTCCTGCAGCCTCATTTTCCCTCTCCAGCAGAGGTGGGTGATTGGAACAGGCCTGGGGTGTTCTGACCCTTCAATCCCAGCACCATGGCCACGCTAAGCGTCAAGCCCAGTCAACGCTTCCAGTTGCCGGACTGGCACACCAACAGCCGCCTGTTGTCCACCAATGCTGAGCGGCAGCGAGATGCTTCGCACCAGATCCGCCAAGAGGCCCGGGTCCTCCGCAATGAGACCAACAACCAGGTTGGAGGCCAGAGCCTAGTTGGGTGGGCAACGGGGAGAGCCCCAATCCCACACCCtctttatctgtctttgtctcttccaGACCATTTGGGATGAACATGACAATAGGACTCGACTGGCAGAGAGGATTGATACGGTCAACCGTTGGAAGGAGACGCTGGACAAGTGTCTGACAGATTTAGATGCTGAGATTGATGCCCTAACACAGGCAGGGAGCCAGGGACCCTGCTGCAAAgacctccccaccctcctcactTTGGGATCCATGCACCCGAAGTTATGGGAGTATTGGGCAGCATGTCCATCTGAGTCACCCACTGGCCCCTCTGCTAAAGTGGGGATGAGTGCTGCTTCCCAGTGGATGGCCCCACTAGCGTCCTGTGCCCTCTCCCTTCTAGATGAAAGAATCAACAGAGCAAAACCTGCAGGCCAAGAACCTGCCTCTGGATGTGGCAATTGAGTGCCTGACCCTGCGGGACAGTCGGCGTGACATTGATGTGGTGAAGGATCCTGTGGAGGAAGAGCTGCACAAAGAGGTGGAGGTCATTGATGCCACCAAGAAGGCCCTGCAACAAAAGATTAGCCAGGCCTTCGAGAAGCTCTGGTAAGGGAGCTGTATCATTTCCATGTTCCCTTGCACTTGAAGGCTGTGTGTCTTACGTGTGAAACATGTATTGTGGGTAGTGAGCAACTGGCTCTCAGgctgcctcctgcccctgctgTGCCCCCAGCAGAAACCACTCGCTGATTTTAGCACTCCTTCCACCACCTGAGACACGGTCTCGGAATGCTTCCCGTGACCCGGCTTTAAGCAGCCATTGCCAACTAACTGGGAGCATGAGAGATGAAGCCTATTTTCCACCACCCCCAAGTACCTTCTTGTGAGCCTCAGTGGGTGTGTGAGCCTCAGTGGGTGTAGCTACATACATGAGTCCCCGTGAGTGTGTGCAAGCATGTGGGTGTCACCATTTTGTCTGTAGAAAGCTCCTCCAGCTGTGCTGGTCTATGTCTCTGCTGCAGCAGCTCCACTGTCAGCCCAGCTGGCCCAGCCCTCATGTCCCTTCAGTACAATGGGGGCTATGTTCTGGGACCTTGGGGGGATGGTTCCTGATCGAATCtggcccttccccagcctcctgcAGGAAGTCCGACAGCAGCTCAACTCTGACCATCGGGACAAAATGGAGACGTTGGACATTGACAGAGGCTGCCTCTCTCTCAACCTCAAGTCCCCAAACATCTCTCTGAAGGTTAATCCCACGCGTGTTCCCAATGGGTAAGAAGTGTTTCACCCagtttctcctccccacctcacaggCCATACTCTTATGACCCCAGTGTCTCCTGCCACCCACAGCTCCTCCAGCCTGCAGCAGTGGGATGACTTCAGCCAGTTCAACAAGGACCGGGCAGAGGCTGAGATGAAAGGAGCGGTAGAGCTGAGGGAGGCCATCGCCCTAACTATTGCCGAGGTGACTGGCCACTCCCCACACCCTGTTCTCCCACAGCTAGTTAGTGGGCCAATTGTTCCTGTTGGCCATGTGGCATGCCATCACCTCACCTGAGCAACTTCCTCAATGGCCATGAGCTTACACCCTCCCCTTGCCCTGCCTCCCCTGTCCTTCAGACCAACAATGAACTTGAAGCCCAGAGGGTTGCAACAGAATTTGCCTTCAGAAAGCGGCTGCGGGAGATGGAGAAAGTATACAGTGAGCTCAGGTGGCAGGAGAAGAATGTGAGCCTTCTCTGTTTAGTCCCTGGGGCCCAGATGTCCTGCTGTGGGATGAGAGCCCACAGGAAGCCCTGGACAGGGTGCACCACGGTGGGTTCAGCTGGTGGAGACCAGTCACTCTGTCCCTGCAGACCTTGGAGGAGATCGCCGAGCTGCAGGAGGACATCCGGCACCTAGAGGAGGACCTGCGCAGAAAGCTACAGAACCTGAAGCTCTGCCATACCCGACTGGAGTCCAGAACTTACCGTCCCAATGTGGAACTCTGCCGGGACCAGGTGCGAGGGCTCCCCAGTGGGGCACGGGGTCCCTGCTAAGGCTTCCTCAGGATCACCCCCCAGCACATGTTTCTGGCGGAGCAGGGGTGCTGGTGCAGGGCAGTACCCAAACTCAAGGAGAGTACACTGATCTGGGCCTCCCAACCCACTCACCTGCCTCTAGGCACAGCATGGCCTCACTGACGAGGTTCACCAATTAGAGGCAACCATTGCTGCCCTGAAGCAGAAGCTGGCACAAGCACAGTAAGTTTGGGGAGTgggcagcaggggcagggagacaccGCCCACCCACGGGGCCTTTTGTTGCCTTCTGGCTTCCTCGATGTCTTCCTGACTGAGGGCCAGAGAGCTCTGCCCCGGCCTCCCAGGATCATGCAGGAGTGAGGGGTTGTTTGTGCCTCCTCCCTAGGGATGCTCTGGATGCTCTCTACAAGCACCTGGCCAGGCTGCAGGCTGACATCGCCTGCAAGGCCAACTCTATGCTGTTGGACACCAAGTGCATGGACACCCGTCGGAAGCTGACTGTGCCTGCTGAGAAGTTTGTGCCGGAGGTGGACACCTTCAGCCGTACCACAAACCGCACCCTGAGTCCACTCAAAAGCTGCCAGCTGGAGCTGGTGTAGTGTTAGGTGGCTGAGGGATGAGGGGAGGGTCAGATGGGAGAtggaaggtgggggcggggggggggggcgtggagagAATGAATCTAATAAACGTGGTGGTTCTCAGTCCAGATGGTTTTCTGGTGCTGCAGCCAACAGGGAGTGAGAGGCTTCCTGGCCCTCCTGTGTGTGGAAGAGCAAAGCTGAGGAacatcatccccccccccccccctcaagcTCCTTGTTCTCAATCtgattccttccctcctccctcctcagggAAGTCCTCTCTGGACTAGGCCAGCATCCCCCGGGCTCTAGCAGCGTGACCGCTCACCAGCTTTGCTCCAGCTGGACCCTTGCCTGCCCTCCTGATGCCCAGGAGaggcccggggtggggtgggggtgaggtggaggggcaggcctGGAGCCAAGAGCTGGGACAGCCCTGGGGAGGGCTGGGATTGCTGGGGCCCAGAGCGAGGCTTCCTAAAAGCAGGCCACGGGAgcggggtggggaggtgaggggtggagatAATGGCCTCAAGGACTGCTGTGGTCCGCTGGTCTGGCTCAGGGCCCTCCCCTCAGGGACCCTTTAGTGGCCGTCCCGCCCGTCTGTGACGTTTACGGGATTATGGAGCTAAAAGCGGAGGCCAGGCCCAAACCAGTGATGCCGGACGCCGGAGCCGCGTCTCCGGGCCGCTGGGCGGCGCTGTGGGCGCGGAGAGACGCCGAGGCTCCGGGCCGCTGGGCGGCACTGTGGGGCTGGCGGGAAGCGTTGCTCTGGGGCGCGCGCCGGCCGTACCGGAAGTGGCGACTGCTCCGCGCGGatggcggtggcggcggcggcggcgatgACGGCGGCGGGCTGCGCGGGGGCTGGGGCGGCCCGCTCCCTCTCTCGCTTCCGAGGCTGCCTAGCCGGCGCGCTGCTCGGGGACTGCGTGGGCTCCTTCTACGAGGCGCACGATACCGTCACCCTGACGTCAGTCCTGCGTCacgtccagagcctggagccggacCCGGGCTCGCCGGGGAGCGCGCGGACAGGTGGGCGGGGCCGGGTGCAGGTGAGGACGCGGAGGCCGGGGGTCCGCGGGGGCCTCGGGGCGGGAGGGACTGGCATCGGAGATAAGGCCGCCCGGGGCTGCGGGGGCCGGGTCTGGATGAGCCACAGGCAGCTCGGACTCAGCGCGTCGGAATTCGAGCCCCGGCTTCGCACGTCTCGCCCCAGCTCGCGGCCTGGCAACACCATCCAATCAGCCGCGCAATCCTGAAACCCCggtgtcattcttctgcattgCTCCTGCTCCAGTGTATACGCCGCTGCCGTTTTTGCTCCTTCTACCCAGTTCTCCCGAATCACATTCTCCACACATCAGGGAGAACCCTTCTCGGAAACAGATGTGACGGGGGCCTCCACCGCAGGAAGCACTGCAGTGCTTTTCCCTTACCCTCAGAATAGAAACAAACTCTTTAACGTGACCTATCTGGCCGGCCCTCCCCCGACTCTCCAGTTTCACTTTCTACCACCCTTG belongs to Panthera tigris isolate Pti1 chromosome C1, P.tigris_Pti1_mat1.1, whole genome shotgun sequence and includes:
- the TEKT2 gene encoding tektin-2, with translation MATLSVKPSQRFQLPDWHTNSRLLSTNAERQRDASHQIRQEARVLRNETNNQTIWDEHDNRTRLAERIDTVNRWKETLDKCLTDLDAEIDALTQMKESTEQNLQAKNLPLDVAIECLTLRDSRRDIDVVKDPVEEELHKEVEVIDATKKALQQKISQAFEKLCLLQEVRQQLNSDHRDKMETLDIDRGCLSLNLKSPNISLKVNPTRVPNGSSSLQQWDDFSQFNKDRAEAEMKGAVELREAIALTIAETNNELEAQRVATEFAFRKRLREMEKVYSELRWQEKNTLEEIAELQEDIRHLEEDLRRKLQNLKLCHTRLESRTYRPNVELCRDQAQHGLTDEVHQLEATIAALKQKLAQAQDALDALYKHLARLQADIACKANSMLLDTKCMDTRRKLTVPAEKFVPEVDTFSRTTNRTLSPLKSCQLELV